ATAAGGCAGTTGAGTCAAGGCGCGACGATAATCGGCGATCGCACAATTCCAATCTCCCCAAAGATGATAAGTCCTACCTCGTTCTGCTAGAACATGACCTTCTAATTGATTAAACAGCAGAGCAACCTCAAAATTTTCAATTGCCTCTTCGTATTGCCCTAAATCACGCAAGGTTATACCTCGGTTTATCCACGCCCTAACGTGGCTTGGGTTGAGATCTAAAGCCCGATCATAATCAGCAATTGCTTCTGCTAACTCTCCACATGCGGCATAGTAATTTGCCCGGTTATTATAAGCACTGGCTAATTTCGGATTAAGTTGCAATGCTGTGTTATAATCGCAAAACGCTTTTTGCGTTTCACCACTTTGAAAATAAATTAGCCCTCGATTGTTGTAATCAATAGCGTTGTGCGGATGACGATGAATTAATTGATTCAACAGGGCGATCGCCTCAATGTAATGCCCTTGTTGGGCTTTTGTTATAGCATCCGAGCGCAAGTAGGTGTCCCCAAAAGATTTACTGCTACCGTTAGTCCCTTGCTCCTGTCGTACTTTTGTAGTGTGTGAGACACATGGGTTGCGGTGATTTTGTTCGCCACCAAATGGGAAAGATGAATGAGTGTTCATATATTACTACCTGAGCGGCTTGCTCTGTGAGATCAACTTATAAGGTTCCAAGCTTCTGTGGTTTTCTAACTGTGTCACTTGTTAAGGTGTCTATGAGTCATTCATAAGTAATGCCACAAGCCCTTATAGCATAAGAGTTTACGGCGACCAGAGCCAGAGGTTGCCTGATCTGTGTTTAACCAGATAAACGTAAAGCATACCCAATAGATGCTTGAATCTAATAATTGATACGTCTTCCCCAAGGCAAATTCCAGATAATATAAAGATTAATTTAGTAGACTATTCAAGTAGCGTAGGCAACAAATTGATAAAATGCCAGAATGCCCGCATAAAAAAAACTCCCCAACTCAAGTGTCAGAGCACAGAAGAACAAAAACACCTCTTATGCTGCGTTGCGGAATTTTAAATTCTCTCTGTTTTTGGAAGTTTTGATAAAATATTCTTATGACAACCGTTACCTCCTACTCCAATGCTCCTGATTTAGTAGCCGATGATTACATTGTGATCGGATTGGCAACTTGCTTTGTCAAAGAAGATGGAGAAGTATATCAGATCGAGGTTATAGAACCTATTGCCTCTGCATCACTGGAAACACTTGTTAAAGGTATTCCTACCTCCTTCAAGCTTGCTTGCGCCACAACTTTGGGATCTGTGCTGGACCAAGACAAATCTCAAATGCCTCCTGAGTTTCCCCAGACGGCTCAATTTGGTGATGATTTTGTGGAACGGGCGATCGCCGCAGCTCGCACATACAAGCGTCGTGAAGCTGCTAAATCTCTGATACCTTTGGGCACAACTTATACAGATTTTAAATATTCTACTGAACGCAAGCGGGTGTTAAATGTCTCGCGAGTTGTCACCAAAGAAGATAACGTCAAACAGCACCCCAATACTCATAAAGTTCTTTAATCGGTTATTTACTTTCAGTCTCAGAAATCACAATATAATTACTGATGACTGATGGTTGTTAACTGTTTACTGATTTGCTCATGCTAAAACTTTATGGCGGCGCACGTAGTCGTGCATCAATTGCTCAGTGGTACTTAGAGGAACTAGAAATTCCCTATGAATTTGTCAAGCTTGATATGCAAGCAGGTGAGCATCGTCAGCCTGAGTATCTGGCAATTAACCCAATAGGCAAAGTCCCAGCAATTGTTGATGGAGATTTCCAGCTTTGGGAATCTGGGGCAATTTTGCTATATTTAGCAGACAAGTATGGTAAATCTGCCCACTCTCCAGAGGAACAAGCCCAATTAGCTCAATGGGTGTTGTTTGCCAATGCGACTTTGGGACCAGGAATTTTTGGGGAAGAAAACCGAGAACGAGAAATGCCGAACTTGATGACTGTTTTGAATGGAATTTTCGAGCATCAACCTTTTTTGCTGGGTAATGAATTCACAGTTGCTGACGTGGCTGTAGGTTCTATTCTCTCTTACATTCCCATCCTGCTCAAGTTAGATCTAAGCCCCTACCCGGCTGTATTAAACTACATGAAACAGATATCTGAACGTCCAGCTTTTCAAATAAGTATAGGCGGACGCAGTTAATCACTCGCTTACGCTCATATTCGCTCATTCACTGATTCAAAAAAATAATTTTGAATCAGCGAATGAAGGGAATAGCGGATGGCTAACGATAATTTGTAAACTGCAAAGCAACCGGAAAATCTTCTTGCTTTAGGCGTTGGATGACAGCTTGTAAATCATCTTTATTTTTAGCAGTCACACGTACTGCGTCGCCTTGTATTGAAGGTTGTACTTTCTTAAATTCGTCACGAATCAACTTAGAAATTTGCTTAGCATTGTCCTGATCAATGCCTTTTTTAAGTTTGATTTCTTGACGAACCCGGTTTCCACTAGATGATTCTACTTTGCCAAAATCAAATATTTTCTGCGAAAGATTGCGCTTTGCTGCTTTTTCCCGCAGTATGTTGTGTACGGATTCTAAAGTAAAATCACTGTCGGTGTTCACCGTTATACTTTCTTCACCTAACTCAACAGTTGTTTGAGTATCTTTGAGGTCGTAGCGACTTTTAATATCTCGTACAGCTTGGTCAATAGTGTTGACCAATTCTTGTCTGTCAAAATCGCTCACAATGTCAAAGGAATACGTAGAAGCCATAGAAGATTCTAGATTTTAAATTTTGCATTTTGGATTGGTAATTGATTTTTATTAGTTGTTAGTGGTTATGGAATTTTTTACTAACCAATAAATGATTAACCACTAACTAATGCTCATTTGCTCATTAGCTATTTGCTTGAATGATGCTCAGGACAATAAGACTAGCAGATCCAAGGGAGCCGATGCCAAACATGAGCGAGCGTAAAACGGGTATATTCAAAATATAAAAAATGGAGTATAGCAACCTAGCTACAAGAAAAGCGATGGTAGCCGCTACAGCTAGGGGAGAAAAAACACCCGTTACGTATGCC
This portion of the Brasilonema sennae CENA114 genome encodes:
- a CDS encoding tetratricopeptide repeat protein gives rise to the protein MNTHSSFPFGGEQNHRNPCVSHTTKVRQEQGTNGSSKSFGDTYLRSDAITKAQQGHYIEAIALLNQLIHRHPHNAIDYNNRGLIYFQSGETQKAFCDYNTALQLNPKLASAYNNRANYYAACGELAEAIADYDRALDLNPSHVRAWINRGITLRDLGQYEEAIENFEVALLFNQLEGHVLAERGRTYHLWGDWNCAIADYRRALTQLPYPSFKTGESGSHLRLQVENWLHELLPTQHPTW
- a CDS encoding YajQ family cyclic di-GMP-binding protein produces the protein MASTYSFDIVSDFDRQELVNTIDQAVRDIKSRYDLKDTQTTVELGEESITVNTDSDFTLESVHNILREKAAKRNLSQKIFDFGKVESSSGNRVRQEIKLKKGIDQDNAKQISKLIRDEFKKVQPSIQGDAVRVTAKNKDDLQAVIQRLKQEDFPVALQFTNYR
- a CDS encoding glutathione S-transferase family protein, coding for MLKLYGGARSRASIAQWYLEELEIPYEFVKLDMQAGEHRQPEYLAINPIGKVPAIVDGDFQLWESGAILLYLADKYGKSAHSPEEQAQLAQWVLFANATLGPGIFGEENREREMPNLMTVLNGIFEHQPFLLGNEFTVADVAVGSILSYIPILLKLDLSPYPAVLNYMKQISERPAFQISIGGRS